TTGGTTAAATGCGGCCGATCTCACGTCactgacaggaaataaaatattatgtttACTATAACTGGCCAAAAGAACAGAGTGTTATCATCATCCAGACCGGCCactttaaaatatcacattaataCGCTCTCCGACTCAGGAAGGGAACCAAAGAGCCAAAATAAACCTGACCTTACACAACCGATCTTTTCAGCGCAACATCTGACACTCCTATTAATGCCTAAAGAACACAGTGTGATATTCAGGTATTGATTGCAGAGAGAAGTAATGAAGGTTAAGAGTCAAAAATTCagataatctttttttatttttgcttgctctgaaaaaaaaaaaaatcacataaataaaaatcacttcAAAACTGCAGGACAGGATTTGAAAGGGTGGAACACTTGAATTCACATTTTTTCCCATGACAGCTTAACTCGGATGTGAGGGAggttctcctcctctgatgatgatgataagaCAACATGACAGTACAAAGTATTTATACCAAATTCCTGCTacagtgcattttattttcttgactCCCTTTTAAAAAGTTTCTTAGCAATACATACGCTGAGTGCAGTGTTAATGTTGCCTATAATCAATACATAGCCAGTAAGCTGCATCATAATGTAATGACACTGACTCATAACACTAAGCCTAAAGATCCCCGAACCTGCAGGATACATTTAAGTGGGGAAAGTGAAAGAGCAGGGCCTCCCCCCTCTTCGCTCATTACCATTACCTCTGTGCCTTTGAGCAAGGCGATGAACCCCCCACCGGTTACAGTGGAGCTGCTTAGACACTGACAGATCCAACTGGCAGGAGTTTTCCAGGTGTATTGCTGTGTGAGTGGTGTTTTGCTTTAATTGATACCCCACcgaataataatttaaaaaaacattatatcaaTTCAATGATCAATTTATTAATCACAGTACGATTGATCATCTATTGAGTGCCAACAATTTAAGGTGTTTGTACATCATATCTCTTTTTCCATGAAATACTTAAGAGGAGCTTCCacgtttttttgcttttgtgtttataaataaatatcgTCCAAtaaggaatataaaaacaactgtaacatcattattttaaaaactgcagagGGCGGTTAAAAATCTCTATAAATACAGTTagcttaaataaataaattagaattATAAATATATCGTTTActgtacacaaaaaaaagatggacttgtaaaacaaacaaaaaaaatccaggtTGAGCTCCCATtttcccaaaaaagaaaaaaacgtttcttgttcagttcagtctgagaTGACTTTTCACACAGTCAAGAAGCAGCACAGAGTCTAGACTTgtcccttcctcttctcccccggttccttccttcatcttcatcacctcacaCTCGTCATGTCTCCGCTCCATCGTCTGGGGCCATTGAGTATTCCAGTAACAGACGGCCCCGCTTTTACTTCTGAGTTCTACAGGGACACAGGTTCGCCTGAACGTCCAGTGGAGGATCACACAGACAACACCCTctgttcctttttctttgcgTACGTTCCTTTTTTCCTGTAGgacctcctctttctctggttcccttctctttttctattttgagGTAGAATTTCTGCATCTTTGTctgacatgaaaaaaacaaaacaaacagagacaatgaGCAAATTTCATTCAGGTAattaagaggaaagaaaaacgtTTGTCAATGTATGTTTGTGGTCCTTTTCCTCCTGACCACTCACCTCTCATTGTCTCTTCAGTGGTTGGATGCTAACCCCAGTTTGACCTTCTCCTCGTTCTCTACGTCATACGCCCCTCGCTTGTGAAACCTGTgagaaagcaaaagaaaaggagctTGTTCAGAATATTATATTCAGAATACATACTTAATCTGCATGTAAATGGTCGAgagggtgtgtttgtgagcgTTTCACTCACCTGAGCATTAATAAAAGTCCTATGATGGTGAGGCACACGGACGACAGCACCACGGCCACCACAGCCAGAGCCGTGGTCCGGTTGTATCCCTCGGGGGACTGCACGGGCAGCGTGATGAACTCACACCTTTCGCCAGAGTAGTTCGGGTGGCACCTgcggaaagaggaggagagggaatcAGTTAAGAGGTGAATAATTCAGTGGATGGTTAGATTCCTGAATAGAGGGCGGGGTGCAGAGCTGATACTTACACACAGGCCGGTTGGCGGATGTTCCTATGGTACTGGCAGGTGCCATGAATGCAGAAATCCTTGTACTTCTTCAGGCACGGGTTCCTCTTCTGTCCCTTTCCTTTCGCCCTCTTTCTCccctttcccctcctcctctttccttctaTGCTCTCAGTCTCCAGGATGGCAGACGGGTCTTTGGGTTGGCTCGACTTGGACACTGAAACCAAAAAATGGAGCAAAAGCAGAATTACACGTCATGGTCTGTGtgagaaatgtgagaaaatgaagaaaaaaaacaggcaagTGACTGCGTTTACCTCGTGGCACCCCCATGTCATAGTCTCCAGATATGCCATCCTCATACTCGTCTTCATAGTAGTATTCATCGTCGTACTCTTCCTCGCCTCCCTGGCCATGCTCCA
The Hippoglossus stenolepis isolate QCI-W04-F060 chromosome 7, HSTE1.2, whole genome shotgun sequence genome window above contains:
- the hbegfa gene encoding heparin-binding EGF-like growth factor a encodes the protein MGGGMMRIFSAALLMLVHALVVSRPTSGAAVDRYESDRQQHTVINFMDTTKDRRAEGESTSATTVEHGQGGEEEYDDEYYYEDEYEDGISGDYDMGVPRVSKSSQPKDPSAILETESIEGKRRRGKGRKRAKGKGQKRNPCLKKYKDFCIHGTCQYHRNIRQPACVCHPNYSGERCEFITLPVQSPEGYNRTTALAVVAVVLSSVCLTIIGLLLMLRFHKRGAYDVENEEKVKLGLASNH